Within Mongoliitalea daihaiensis, the genomic segment GTAACTGAGCCTGTGATGTCTCTACGCTCTTGAGTACCATATCCTACTACGACCACCTCATTGAGTGTCTTCAAGTCTTGCTCTAAGACCACATTCAGCACACTGTTATTTCCGACGCGCATTTCTTTTTGTAGGAATCCCACAAAAGAAAAGACCAAAACCACATCATTTCCACTTGGAATGGATAAAGTGTAGTTACCATCAAAATCTGTCACAGTACCATTGGTGGTACCCTTAATAAGAACATTGACCCCTGGAATGCCTTCAGGTTCCTCCTTGGAGGTAACCTTACCAGAGACAGTTCTACTTTGCGCAAACACTGCTGACGATAGCAATGTCAAAAATGCGGTTACTAGTAAAATCCTCTTCATGTTGTTTTTTTGAGTTTTATCAATCGAGCAATGTTAGGTTAAAGCTTGTTAAATCTCAATTTGTATAAAAAATATTCATACTTTAACATTAACGTAACACTAAAATATTATTTGGAAAACGGGAAGATAATCTCGTAAAAACCATATGCTATTCTATTGCAGACACGAAATACGAAAACACTATAAAAAAGTTTATAAAAAAATTTTATTCCGATATACTGAAAAAAACCAACTTTTATAAAATTTTAATCTTGAATTAACATGACCTTCTTTCTTCAAATGGGAAAAAATATTGCCTAAAAAGAATTTTTTAATATAAAAGCTAAAACCAAATAAAATACTTGATAGGTATATATGAATTTTTTTTATGATTATTCAAATTTTGAAACCTTTCACGAAAACCAAATAAAACTAAAGAACAAAGTTAAACTAGTTATTTAAATAGCTTTCTACTTATTGAATCGAAATAGTAATTCTTCGGTTATATGCGCGATTTTCCACAGTATCATTTGGCCTAACAGGTTCACGATCTCCTTTTCCAACAGGGATTGCCCTCCCCTCTTTTATCCCTTTGCTCACTAAATAATCTCTTACTGCTTCTGCTCTCCGCATGCTGAGCGATTCATTGTATGCAGCCAAGCCTACATTATCTGTATGCCCGTTGATGAAAATAGTTACGGTTGGATTCAATTGCAAGAAATCCACCAAACGCTTCAAGGAAGACATGGATTCGGGCTTTAGTTCATGCTTATCAAAGTCAAAGAAAATATTTTCAAAGACAAACTCTTCTCCCGAAGCGATAGGAATCAATGAAACTTCTAAATTTTCTTTGTTCTTCAGGTTGTCCTTGTCTACGTTGTAGATTTTAGGTAAGAAGCCTTCCTTCTCCACATACAGTCCAGCAAAATCCTTATCTGGATATAACATCATGAATTCACCCGAAGCACCGTCCGCTCTAAACTCGTATAAAGTACTATCATTTCTTAAACTCACAAGAGAGAGCCTTGCATCTATTGGCTCTCCGGTGTTACTGTTGAGTACCTTACCTTGCGTCACAATAAGTTTTTCTCCCAAGGCGATATTCTCAGGAAACTTAAATCTATACAATAAAGACTGCTCCAATGTCTGCTCCTTAAAGCTGCTTTCTGTGTAGTATGCATAATCTCCCTGAGCAGTGATAAACAATGAAAATTGGTCTTGATGATCATTGATGGGGTAACCAATATTTTCAGGTGTTCCAAATTCCCCGTTGACGATACGCGAAGAAAAAATGTCGAGTCCCCCTAACCCTTGATGTCCATTGGAAGCAAAAAATAAAATCTCATTATTGAAATAGATGAAAGGAGAGACTTCATCCATGGGTGTATTGATTATATTCCCCAAATTTCTTGCATCGGACCACGAGCCATCTGCTTTTCTCAGCGTATACCAAATATCATTACCTCCATATCCCCCTCTTCTATTAGAAGAAAAAAACAACATCCTGCCATCTGCCGAAAGAGAGGGCTGAGAATCCCAAGACCTGGAGTTCACATGCCTCCCCATGTTTCTAGGTCGTTGCCATTGACCATTTACCCGGTAAGCAATATACAAATCACAACTACCAAAAGAGTCCGGAGCATCGCAGGAAGTATAAATTAAAATATTTCCATCTGCTGAAATAGTACATGTACCTTCATTATAAGGAGTATTGATTACCTCACTAATTCCCTTAGGCTTGCTCCAACCGACTCCATCATCATCCAGGTATGAAACAAAAATATCTTCTTTTTGAAAATCCTTGATACCATCCCGTTTGGTGAAAAGAATTTTCCTACTGTCAGCAGTGAGAACAGGAAAGTATTGCATACTGAACTCATTCAATGGCTCAGCAAGTCGCTCTTTAGTGATATCCAAGCGATTGTCCAAGACCTTTCGAACAAACCCCATCTGCTCGCTTGCCCTTTTGTAATCAGAAGAATTCAAAAATGTAGAGGAAAAATAGGGTTCAGTCGCATCAAAAACAGAAACTGCACTGGTAAAATCCCCTTTTGCAAGAAGAATGTATGTTTTCAACCAACCAAAATCCGCTTTCACCTGACTGGAAGCCTTTCCTGCACGAGTCTCCCCACGGTTAACCACCTCCAATGCCTCCTCTACCTTTTTTTGGGTCAATAAAACTCTCCCCCATTTCACATATGATTCCAAAAACCCAGCTTCCCGTTGAATAGAAGCCTTATACTTCTCAATTGCCTGGTCATACATGCGCTTTCTGACGAGTTCATCTCCCTCCTGATGCATCTTTATCGCCCGGCTATCAATAATAGAATAGGTTTGGGAGTGAACTGCGAATACTTGCAGGAAAATGTAAAGAAAGAGAAGAAGGGTTTTCATGGGCATCAAGGGATGTCCATAAATTTATGAGTTTGTAGGGATATATTCCAACTTGGATTGGATTTTACGTAATCAATGATGCTTTTTAAGTGAATATCTTGCTTACTCCACTCTGGTTGGAGCAGTTTTTGGCAATTTTCGCGAACCAAAGCAGCATGCTTTTCTGCAAACTGAAAATCAGATGCATGAAAAATTACTACCTTCAATTCATCTGCTTGCTCGTAAATAGATGGATGCGGAGCTTTGAATTTCTTGGGAGAAAAACACACCCAATCAAAATCTCCAGAAAATGAATGAGCACCAGAAGTTTCAATATGGGTTTTAAAACCAGCGGATTTCAAGGCAGTCGTCAACGGACCAAGATCATAAATTAAAGGTTCTCCCCCCGTAATCACTGCTACTCTTCCTGGATACTTTGTTGCTTCTGAAACAATTTCTTCGATCGGAATTACTGGCCATTTGCCTGCTTCCCATGATTCTTTCACGTCGCACCAAACACAACCTACATCACAACCGCCTAACCGGATAAAATAGGCAGGAACTCCGGAGTGGGTTCCTTCTCCTTGAATGGTATAAAAAGCTTCCATTAACGGAAGCGCTGTCCCAGCTTGTACAGCTTCTTGAATTGCTTGCATAGTAATTTTTGATAAAGCGGGTAATCGAACCGCTGGTGGACATTGATTTTAGGGCTGCAAAGGTATAAAAAAAGGACTGATATTCACATCAATCCTTTTTCTTGTTTTCCTCCTGATTATTCCGACCAACTCATAGGATATGCAGGATCTACAAATTCTAATCCCTGTGTGGTGACATGCAGAGGCTTAAATGTATCCAACATCACTGCTAATTCATGCGTTTCCTTGGCTCCAATCGATTTCTCCACAGTCCCAGGGTGCGGGCCATGGGGTAATCCTCCCATGTGAATGGTAAAACTGCCTCGATCTATGCCTTTTCTACTCATAAACTCGCCTTCGGCATAGTACAATACCTCATCCGAGTCTATATTACTATGATTATAAGGAGCAGGGATCGCCAATGGATGATAATCAAATAACCTAGGTACAAATGAACAAATCACAAAGCCCCAGGCTTGAAAGGTCTGATGTACCGGTGGTGGTTGATGAATCCGACCAGTAATCGGTTCAAAATCATGAATTGACAACGCATAAGGATACAAATATCCATCCCAACCAACAATATCCAAGGGGCTGTGTCCATAAGTGTAGGGGTGCAACATCCCTCCCTTTTTGATTTGTACCAAATACTCCCCTTTTTCTGCCTCAGTTACCAATTCCCCTGGTGGGCGGATATCTCGTTCACAGTAAGGTGAATGCTCCAATAACTGTCCAACTTCATTTCTATACCTTTTCACAGTTTCGATAGGACCATGAGACTCTATAATTAGCAAGCGCAAAGGTCCTTCTTCTTTGAATTCGAACCGATAAATGGTCGTTCTTGGGATAACGATGTAATCGCCTTGTCTAACTTCTAATTTTCCAAACTGTGAATATAAAACTCCCTCTCCATCATGCACATAAATCAGTTCATCACCATCTGCATTCTTGAAGTAAAAATCCATTTTCCGCTGCTCCGGCGTACAGATGCCCATCATGCAGTCATTATTCATCATCAACATTTTGCGGGCACTGAGATAATCCCTGCCGGTTATTTCTACACCCGCTGTCTTGAGATGTGTTTGCTTGAGCCCATGCGCTTTGGCCGGCTCCCAAGAATAGGGTGTTGGCTGACCGATTTTAAGTACATTATTCGGGTTATGGATATGGTATAAGTTGGAGTAAATCCCTGAAAAACCTTTGGAGCTCACTAATTCTTCTTTGTATAAAGAACCGTCAGGTTGGCGAAACTGCGTATGCCTTTTGGGTGGTATGTTACCTAATCTATGATAATAAGCCATGTTATTCGGGTTTATAGTTTCTCAAAATTAATTAAAAAACTGTAATGAATGTTTAAAAAAACCTAAGAAAGGAGGGGGATATCACCAAAGGTTCCTATCCTAACCTGCTTTTTTGAGAGATAAAAACTAAGAATCACTATCAACTTTAGTAAACTGTAAAAAACATACATGATCAAGACTGATTATTCAGCTTTCTCTTGATTTCATTGAATGCACCTATTCCGCCCCCTTTTTCCACCTAAATTATCATATAGTTTACAATAAGTACCTTTTCACTACTGAATTTGTGTAAATTTTTCAAATTACTTTAATTTTGAAAGAAAAAGATGAAAATTTTGTTGGTCGAAGATGATCCGATCATTCGCTTGTTAATTTCTTCACAACTAGTAACTAAGGGGAATTTTGTTATCACTGCGAAAAATGGCGTGAATGCCTTAGAGGTATTATTAGATAACCCCAATACAGATATTATTATCACCGATATTATGATGCCCCAAATGGGAGGTGTAGAGTTAGCGAATCAATTATTAAATTCAGAATTTAACCAAATTCCCATCATGGCAATTACTGGTGGGACTTATTTAGAAGAAAATAATGGAAATCCTTCACCTTTTAGAGAGGTCCTACAAAAACCAGTATACATACAGGATCTGATTGACCAAATAAATCATATCATTAACCTTTCAAAAAACTAACTTTTAAACAAGCCTCAAAGTTTAAATCCTTACTGATTCGAAAGTCAATGATTGAATGATTTATCAAGGCTAGCTGAGAGGCTAAATACATCCCTAGACCCAACCCTTGTTGTTCCATTTTTATCCGATCAAATTGCAGAAAGGGTTGGGGGGAAAGGCTGCCTATGTTGGTGAAAACATGTTGTTGATTTCTAAAAATCAATTCATTTTTTTCTATTACGATGCTGATTACACTATTTTCAGGAGAAAATTTCTCAGCATTATCCAGAAGATAGGTAAGAACATCGCTGAAGTGACTACTTGTGAAAACAAACGAAAAATCTTCTTTGGCTACTATTTCTATATTTTTGGAAAAAGTGTGTGTTCTGAGATAATTTTTTAACACTTGATTGATGGAAGCATGCTCCTGTAAACTTGGTTTGATCACATGTAAATTTTGATACCTTCTAAGTTTTTTCAAAGTTCCGTCTAACCTTTTGGATGCTTCTAATGCTTTTGTTGTAAACAAATCAAAGTCCTCTTTTGGTAGCGATTGCCCGGACTCTTTCAATAGTTCCAAAGCCATTATTACTCCCGTTAGAGGTGTTGCCATTTCATGAAAAAACACATTGCGCTGCTCGTTAAAAACAGATTTCAGTTCTTCTGCTTTCAGGCGCGTTCTTTGTTCTTTTTTTTGAAGTGCCGTATTGATGGACGCTAAAAGCTCTTTCGCTCTCACTGGTTTAATCAGGTAATCTTCTGCTCCCCCCTCCATTCCAATACGCTGATCTGAATACTCCATTTTTGCCGTAAGGAAAATAAAAGGTGTCTCCAGCCAGTATTCTTTGGAACGAAAAACTTTTAGGAATTCATATCCATCCATTCTAGGCATTGCAACATCAGAAACTATCAAATCTACAAGTTCCACCTCTAAAATCTTGAGTGCCTCCAAGCCATTCGAAGCCACAATTACTTCATACTCGGCAATTTCTAATATCTCTGCGATATTTTCCTGGAGTTCGAATTCATCCTCTACCAATAATATTTTTTTATTCATATGGAATCAATAAGGTAAAAGCAGACCCTTCATTTTCTTTACTTTTGAATTGAATATCAATCCCTATCCGATCAGCAAAGTCTTTGACGATATTTAATCCCAAACCAGTGCCTTTAATTGTACTTACATTTTTAGCGCGAAAAAAAGAGTCGAATATGTATTTTTGTTCACTCTTTGGAATACCAATACCAAAGTCTTTTATCGTCAAAAACACATGCTTCTCATCATTTGACAAGATTACTTGAGGGTCTTTTGGTCCCTTAGAATATTTAAATGCATTGTCAATAAGATTTGATACAATATGAGACAACCAAATTGGGTCAGTAGTTAATTCAATCTCTTGTTGCATCTTATTAATTTTTAATGTTCGCTCAGGAGGGACTGGATAGTTGTCTACAAGGTTACCAAGAAATGACTGAATCGCGATAGGCTGCTTGGAGACAATGATTTTGTTTTGACTACTTTTTCCTATCAACAGCAAATCAGCAATAACCTTAGAAAGCCTTTCTACCTGAAGGGAGATTCGAGAAAAATGAAGCGAAAACTTATCTTTTACTTTATTCGATATTTCTTCATTTTCCAAAAACATTTCCATGATTTCTACACTGCTTTGTACAGTGGCCAACGGGGTTCTAAACTCATGAGACGTCATGGAAATAAATCGGGTTTTCATTTGATTTAATTCTTGTTCGCGCGCCAGTGTTTCTTTTAGCTCTATTAGCATTTTTTCCCGCTGAGTAACATCCCTGGAGGTTGCCAAATAAGAATACACTTCCCCACTTTCATTCATCAAAGGACTCATTAAAATTTCTAAATAAATTTCTTCCCCTGTTAATAGATGGAAATGTGGAACAACAAACTTTTCCGTTTGCATAGATAATTCAGGCTGATTTTCTTTCACCCCAAACACCTCAGATGGTTTTTTCCCAATAATATCATCTGGAGATGCCCCCAATACTTTTTTTATGGAAGGTGAAACATAGACAAACCTCATTTGCAGGTCATGCAAGGCTATAATATCTCCTGTGTTTTCAGATACAAGTTTATACTTTTCATCACTTATTCGTTGAAGCTCTTCTGCTTTTTTGCGGGCTCTGTTGATTCGGATAGCACTAATAAGATTGGCATATCCTGAAATCAAGGGTTGTAAAAAAGAAACATCTTCTTCCGTATAGTCCGTTTCCTTATTGGCAAAACCCATCATTCCTATAAATTTACCTGCCTTTTTTACGGGGATTCCTAAAAACCTTTTTAAAGGTGGATGTCCCTTCGGGAGCATTCCACTGGCTCTTGGATCAGTAGCCACATCATTGGCCAATACAACTTCACCTGTGCGCAGTGTGTAACCAAAAAGCGTATCTAAATTTCTAAACTCAATACCTCCTCTGTAATTTTTCTTAAAGAACTCTTTTGAATCCTCATCCCAAGCGATATTTGTAAGGGTATGAGTTACCAAGTAAGGTTGCCCTGCATCGAAAAAAACCTCTCCAATAAATCCAAATTTACTTCCTGTAATTTGTAAAATTTGGTCTAAAAAAACCTCTAGCGGCGATTGAAAATCATTTTCAACAAAAAAACTCAAGTGTGCCTCATTTACTGCTTGTAGCAGTTCATTGAGGCGTTGCTGACTACGCTGACTCTCCTGCAATTCCAACATCATTTCCTTTTGTTGATGGATATTGAATACAGTTCCAGTTATGCCTTGAATTTTCCCATTCTCTTTTTTTAAGAGTTTTGCATACACTTTTACCCAAATACGCTGCCCATTTTTATGAATGAGCTTTAACTCCAACATATCTTCTAGCGTAATGCCATTGATGAGATTGTCGAGCCTTTGTTGAATTTCAACCCAATACTCAGACTCGTAAAAATCAAAAGTCTGCTTACCTACACTTTCCTCCACCGTGTAACCTGATAATTTTTCCCAAACAGGATTGAGGTACTTAATTGTTCCTTCTAGATCTAACCGAAAAACAACATCATTCATATTGTTTATCAGATCATAGAACGATTTGCGGCTTCTTAGTAGTTTTCGGTGCTGCAAATCATTTAAAATCTTAACCCCCAAAGTAGCTGCTAATGCATGTAAGGAAGAAACCTGATCATTTGTAAATAATTCTTCTTTTGAGCAATTATCAAAACCAATGTAGCCCCAAAAGTAGGATCCGGAAAATATAGGAATAAAAAGGTAAGATAAGATTCCCTGCGCTACCATTGCCTCATAAAACTCTCCATTTTTAGTATCCTTGACCAAGGCATTGATCACCCGATTGGTACGAAGATCTGTTTCAATGTCTGAAAACAAACTCCACGGTAGTTCTTGTAAATAATCAAAATCAAGCTGAGGAGTCACACCAGGAGCACACCATTCATAGGTATAAGTCATGCAGGGCTCTCCTAAATCATTTAAATGATTTTTAAAAATGTAAATCCTATCCACTTTGGTCGCCTGACCTAGGTTAGCAATAATCTTAGGAATCGCCTTTGACGGTCTTGAATTATTTTCTAATTCAAAATAGGATTCACCAATTGCTCTTAAAATTGCAGCATTTGAATACATAGCCTCTAAAGATTTACAAATAAAACTCTTTTGATTTGTAAAAAATATCATTTAATTTACCTAAAGGGACACTTCATTGCCCGAATTGTAACGAATGACTTTATTTTGATCGACCCTAGAAAATACCCGTATTAGATGCTTATTCATATCATAGATGACAGTAAGGGCTACCTTGCGTTATTAACGGAACTAATTACTGAAATTGACCCAACTATTGTTATTACTACAAGTAGCAATGGACAAGAAGCTTTGGAGCATTTAAGTACTTGTAGAAATCGTGATCGCAGTGAATACCCTCATGGAATATTATTGGATTTAAATATGCCTGTAATGAACGGGATTGAGTTTTTGGACCGAATCAAAACATGGGAAGAGTTTATAGATATCCCGATCATAGTTTTGACTACATCGAGCGATTCAATTGACATTCAAAAGTCCTATAAAAATAACTGTACCGCATTTTTCACTAAACCTGAAGATGCCTACGAAACCTCCGAGATGTTACAATTAATTACAGAATTCATTGAAATCCACTGGAAAAAAATTAAGCCCTGATCAAAAGACAGCGTACCCTATTCGATGAGATATCAGTTCATTACTTAATACAAACAAATAGTTTACAAAACGATCATAATTATTTAGCATATCAGGTAAATAAATGTTATTTGAAAAAAATGATGAGATGAAAAAAATTCTTTTGGTCGAAGACGAAAAAGAACTAGGGGAAAATATCAGAGACCTTCTTCAAGCTTTGGGTTACATCGTGGTGGGCATATTTGATAAAGGATCTACTGTGATTGACTTTTTAGAAAAAAATCCTGTAGACTTGATTTTAATGGACGTGATGATTAAAGGTGATTTAGACGGTATTCAACTCACGGAAAAAATAAAGTCAATTTATGACATCCCCATCATTTTTTTAACTGCGTTTTCTGATCAAAATGTTCTAGAACGCATATCCAATGGGAAGTATGAAGGGTATCTACTTAAGCCATTTAGTTTGCAATCCCTCAAATCAGCAGTTTATTTGGGACTGAATAAAAAGCCTAAGGATGAAACACAAGAAAATCATTTAAAATCCGCCATTAAAGTACGAGACAAAGGATACGTTATACATCTACCCTACCATGATATTCTGTTCATTGAAGCAGATGGGCTTTACTGCAAAATTATCACCTTGGAAAAAACCTACGTTGTTCGAGGTATTTTAAAGGATATTCTCAATGGGCTAGATGACAAGAAATTTATCCGTGTTCATAAGTCTTTTTGTATAAATGTGGATAAAATCCACTCTTTGAATGCTAAGGAATTACTTATTGGCACTTTTGTGATCCCTATACGCAGAGGGTTTTATAAAGAACTTTTAGAATTGATAAAACGCTAAATTTCCTCTAACCTCAATAGAAACTAGGTTAGTAAATTAGAAGACCTTCACCTTACAATACTACCACATCAAACCATTCCCATTTCCAAAGAGAGAATAGGTCAACATGAATTCATGCGTAGTATTGGGTAAAAGATAAGCCTGTAACATGGGCATTTCATAGATATAGCCAACTCTGACTTTGTCTAATACTAAGCCTAACTGAAAACTATTCGCATAATTGACACGGTGACCTGCCCCTAACCAAATACGCTTCATCATCAAAACTTTAAAATTCAATTCTATGTTATCTGGCAAATCGTTCTGACCACGATACATGGCGTTTGTAGCAATCATTAAGTTTTCTGTCAATTCACTACGATACCCCGCTTGCATGATCAATACTCGCGGTTTGCGCTCCATAAATACATCTCCACTGTTGATTTGACCTACGTTAACATTATGTACAGCTGTTGAAACATAGTAGTTGTAATGAGTCAAAGCTAACCCCAAGTTAAAATCCAAAATCTGCATATCGGCAAAACTATTGGCATACTTCCCTAATATGGGATCCATCGCTTCTGCCATAGTAAATCGAGTTCCATCCAACTGAACGACATTATAATTAATCCCTGCACCTAAACGTAAGTTGTGCGATTGACTTATTTGAATACGAGATGCATAGCTTAGTATAAGTTCAGTTTCATTAAAAGAACCATACTGATCATGAAACATATTGACTCCTAAGGCATTTTTACCAAGCAATCCAGGATCTGTAGCACCTGAAAGCTCACCAAAATCCACTTCGCCTGATATAAAATAAGTCATGGGCGCTCCTTCCCAACCGACCCACTGATTTCTGACAAAACCTCGGATCATGGAGCCTTCATACCCTGTCAATGCTGGATTATAATAGCTCTGTAAATGGCTGAATTGACTGATATACTTGCGACTCTGTGCAAAGAGAGGTGTGCTCAGGCCTATGCTTAGTAAGAATATAATGATCTTTTTCATAAATTTCTATTTTAAAGGTAAAGGTCAAAGGTGAATGGTGAATGGTAAAAGGAGAGTTACTCCTTTTACCATTTTCCCTCTTTTCTATTTTCTAATTAAATTCAACATACCTCTTCTAGTCTCTCCTGTTTCTCCAACTACAACTGTCCAGAAATAAGTACCTACGGCCATTTCTTTTCCTTTGAAAGTACCATCCCATCCTTTATCTGGATTATTCGTGATAAATACTTCAAGTCCATTTCTTTCAAATACTCGAATGGTCACTCCTCGGTAGAATCTGAGTTCAGGTATTCCCCATGTATCATTGATTCCATCTCCATTTGGTGAGAAGGTATTGTATACCATGATATCAGCAACAGATTTTCGAATTCGTTTGATTTCAAATACTTTTTCTAAGCGATTACCATCTCTGTCATCTACCCAAACGGTCACAAAGAAGCTGTTTCTTCCTTCAACTTGATCTGCGCTGCTCCAGAAAAGCATGCTGTCAATGATTTCAAAGTACTGATTATCACTTCTATTCTCTGCAAGGCTGATTATATGTGTATGATCAAAATCATCCACTACTCTGAAGCCACCAATATGGATAAAGAACTGCTTGGTCGATCCCTCAAACGAATTATTGCTCAGAATCAAATCACTAGGAATAGGTTTTGGCAATACAATCAACTTCATCTCAGCAAGTAATCCATTTTCATTGAGAAGACCTTCTGGCAATGCAACAGTACCTGCGATTGTATAAGAGCCTCGGGCTAATAGATTGACGTTGCTCAGATCCCAAGTGACTCCAAACTCAAGGAACCTTCCATCCACTGTCATGATAATGACTGTTGCAGGCAATTCAGGATTGGTATTCCATGCTGTTTCTACATCCTCTGGACTGATAATCGCCTCCAAGGAAGCATACATGATTTCGAACAGGTCACTTGAAAATTCAATGGTATAATTGATACCTGCATTCAGGCTTCCTATCAAAATTCTGTAAGTTCCGACTGCTTCTCCCTGCTCCCTAATTAGGGAACCTGAAATAATTTCAAGTGTATCATCTGCCATAAATCCGTTAGCAACAAAGGTTAATTCAGGATCCTCTGTTCCGAAGATCTTGGACTGCCCCTCATTCACACGAACAGTCAATTGTGCAGGTGTGATTTCCAACTCTCCTGCTGCCAACGTGATCTCGTAGTTCGCATCTAATCCACCTGTCAAGGTGATTGGATAAGTGCCTACTCCTGAACTTGCTGTCGCTGTCGTTGCTATACTTGGCTCGGTAGCTACTTTCTCGTCTCCATTTACCAATCCTGTGTAAGTGAAAGTCAATGTTGGATTCAATTCCCCGTAAACTTTGCTTTGGTTATCTGCACTGATGGTTACTGAAGCCTTGGTGATTTCCAATTCTCCTGCTGCCAACGTGATCTCGTAGTTCGCATCTGAGCCACCTGTTAAGGTGATTGGATAAGTACCTACTCCTGAACTTGCTGTCGCTGTCGTTGCAATACTTGGCTCGGTGCTTACTTCGGTATCGCCGTTCACCAAACCAGTGTAAGTGAAGGTCAATGTTGGATTAGCTTCTCCGTAAACTTTGCTTTGGTTATCTGCACTGATGGTTACTGAAGCCTTGGTGATTTCCAACTCTCCTGCTGCCAACGTGATCTCATAGTTCGCATCTGATCCGCCTGTCAAGGTAATTGGATAAGTACCTACTCCTGAACTTGCTGTTGCAGTTGTTGCTATGCTTGGCTCGGTAGCTACTTTTTCGTCACCATTCACCAAACCTGTGTACGTGAAGGTCAATACTGGATTAGCTTCCCCGTAAACTTTGCTTTGGTTATCTGCACTGATGGTTACTGAAGCTTTGGTGATTTCCAACTCTCCTGCTGCCAACGTGATCTCGTAGTTCGCATCTGAGCCACCGGTTAAGGTGATTGGATAAGTACCTACTCCTGAACTTGCTGTCGCTGTCGTTGCAATGCTTGGCTCGGTGCTTACTTCGGTATCGCCGTTCACCAATCCTGTGTACGTGAAGGTCAATGTTGGATTCACTTCCCCGTAAACTTTGCTTTGGTTATCTGCACTGATGGTTACTGAAGCCTTGGTGATTTCCAATTCTCCTGCTGCCAACGTGATCTCATAGTTCGCATCTGAGCCACCGGTTAAGGTGATTGGATAAGTGCCTACTCCTGAACTTGCTGTCGCTGTCGTTGCTATACTTGGTTCGGTGCTTACTTTGGTATCGCCGTTCACCAAACCTGTGTAAGTAAAGGTCAACGTTGGATTTTCTTCGCCGTAAACTTTGCTTT encodes:
- a CDS encoding sensor histidine kinase, which translates into the protein MYSNAAILRAIGESYFELENNSRPSKAIPKIIANLGQATKVDRIYIFKNHLNDLGEPCMTYTYEWCAPGVTPQLDFDYLQELPWSLFSDIETDLRTNRVINALVKDTKNGEFYEAMVAQGILSYLFIPIFSGSYFWGYIGFDNCSKEELFTNDQVSSLHALAATLGVKILNDLQHRKLLRSRKSFYDLINNMNDVVFRLDLEGTIKYLNPVWEKLSGYTVEESVGKQTFDFYESEYWVEIQQRLDNLINGITLEDMLELKLIHKNGQRIWVKVYAKLLKKENGKIQGITGTVFNIHQQKEMMLELQESQRSQQRLNELLQAVNEAHLSFFVENDFQSPLEVFLDQILQITGSKFGFIGEVFFDAGQPYLVTHTLTNIAWDEDSKEFFKKNYRGGIEFRNLDTLFGYTLRTGEVVLANDVATDPRASGMLPKGHPPLKRFLGIPVKKAGKFIGMMGFANKETDYTEEDVSFLQPLISGYANLISAIRINRARKKAEELQRISDEKYKLVSENTGDIIALHDLQMRFVYVSPSIKKVLGASPDDIIGKKPSEVFGVKENQPELSMQTEKFVVPHFHLLTGEEIYLEILMSPLMNESGEVYSYLATSRDVTQREKMLIELKETLAREQELNQMKTRFISMTSHEFRTPLATVQSSVEIMEMFLENEEISNKVKDKFSLHFSRISLQVERLSKVIADLLLIGKSSQNKIIVSKQPIAIQSFLGNLVDNYPVPPERTLKINKMQQEIELTTDPIWLSHIVSNLIDNAFKYSKGPKDPQVILSNDEKHVFLTIKDFGIGIPKSEQKYIFDSFFRAKNVSTIKGTGLGLNIVKDFADRIGIDIQFKSKENEGSAFTLLIPYE
- a CDS encoding response regulator, encoding MLIHIIDDSKGYLALLTELITEIDPTIVITTSSNGQEALEHLSTCRNRDRSEYPHGILLDLNMPVMNGIEFLDRIKTWEEFIDIPIIVLTTSSDSIDIQKSYKNNCTAFFTKPEDAYETSEMLQLITEFIEIHWKKIKP
- a CDS encoding LytR/AlgR family response regulator transcription factor is translated as MKKILLVEDEKELGENIRDLLQALGYIVVGIFDKGSTVIDFLEKNPVDLILMDVMIKGDLDGIQLTEKIKSIYDIPIIFLTAFSDQNVLERISNGKYEGYLLKPFSLQSLKSAVYLGLNKKPKDETQENHLKSAIKVRDKGYVIHLPYHDILFIEADGLYCKIITLEKTYVVRGILKDILNGLDDKKFIRVHKSFCINVDKIHSLNAKELLIGTFVIPIRRGFYKELLELIKR
- a CDS encoding PorP/SprF family type IX secretion system membrane protein; amino-acid sequence: MKKIIIFLLSIGLSTPLFAQSRKYISQFSHLQSYYNPALTGYEGSMIRGFVRNQWVGWEGAPMTYFISGEVDFGELSGATDPGLLGKNALGVNMFHDQYGSFNETELILSYASRIQISQSHNLRLGAGINYNVVQLDGTRFTMAEAMDPILGKYANSFADMQILDFNLGLALTHYNYYVSTAVHNVNVGQINSGDVFMERKPRVLIMQAGYRSELTENLMIATNAMYRGQNDLPDNIELNFKVLMMKRIWLGAGHRVNYANSFQLGLVLDKVRVGYIYEMPMLQAYLLPNTTHEFMLTYSLFGNGNGLMW